The following coding sequences lie in one Camelus bactrianus isolate YW-2024 breed Bactrian camel chromosome 8, ASM4877302v1, whole genome shotgun sequence genomic window:
- the LOC105077203 gene encoding sex comb on midleg-like protein 1 isoform X1, whose product MSSGSSEINVIRTQISAYDDDNTVLYAYEPNTAFFNNQENIVSDTAYNEEQQKTVLDVLTHCQVIYDAIQNLDKKFDVIHGKVTKIHRFRMKSLWQTRKPLGYAYKNYNYLLSKKVRSQKLRKKEPPATFSYPESYSPTTPVGRRDIDSYSNLGGRSFHSDQSLDQEPESHDQEQELGLCQSPPLSPDAYQPCYTPDEPTQGSSVPGSPGARSTSSLYSLALPTSAMARRETSPGHNLEMTAYPPLMENRSLGQTTSSLGMPGGFAPPSPVGNDPGILKQTFSDDPSTWSVDEVILFLKHVDPQTLTPLADLFRQHDIDGKALLLLKSDMMMKCMGLKLGATVKLCHYIERLKEKKKFVN is encoded by the coding sequence ATGTCAAGCGGCTCCAGTGAAATTAATGTGATAAGAACACAAATCTCTGCTTATGATGATGATAACACTGTTCTTTACGCATATGAACCAAATACGGCATTTTTCAATAATCAGGAAAATATTGTGTCTGACACAGCCTACAACGAAGAGCAACAAAAAACAGTTCTGGATGTCCTTACTCACTGCCAGGTCATCTATGATGCTATTCAAAACCTGGATAAGAAGTTTGATGTTATTCATGGAAAGGTTACAAAAATCCACCGTTTTCGTATGAAGTCATTGTGGCAAACTCGTAAGCCACTTGGATAcgcatataaaaattataattacctGCTTTCTAAAAAGGTCAGATCCCAGAAACTGCGGAAAAAGGAACCTCCCGCTACATTCTCCTACCCTGAAAGTTATAGCCCAACTACACCAGTAGGAAGGCGGGACATTGATTCCTATAGCAACCTCGGAGGCAGGTCTTTTCACTCGGACCAGTCCCTGGATCAGGAGCCAGAGTCCCACGACCAGGAGCAGGAGCTGGGCCTCTGCCAGAGCCCGCCACTTTCCCCAGACGCCTACCAGCCGTGCTACACGCCCGATGAGCCCACGCAGGGCTCCTCTGTGCCCGGCAGCCCGGGGGCCCGCAGTACCAGCAGTCTCTACTCCTTGGCCCTACCCACCTCGGCCATGGCCCGGCGCGAGACCAGTCCGGGACACAACCTGGAGATGACGGCCTACCCACCTCTCATGGAAAACAGGAGCCTTGGTCAGACCACCTCATCTCTTGGCATGCCGGGCGGCTTCGCTCCCCCTTCACCAGTTGGAAATGACCCGGGTATCCTAAAACAGACCTTCTCTGATGACCCTTCAACCTGGTCCGTGGATGAAGTGATCCTGTTTTTGAAACATGTAGATCCTCAGACACTCACCCCCCTCGCTGACCTCTTTAGGCAACATGACATTGATGGGAAGGCTCTGCTGCTTCTCAAGAGCGACATGATGATGAAGTGTATGGGGCTTAAGCTGGGGGCAACCGTGAAACTGTGCCACTACATTGAAAGgcttaaagagaaaaagaaatttgtcaATTGA
- the LOC105077203 gene encoding sex comb on midleg-like protein 1 isoform X2 — translation MKSLWQTRKPLGYAYKNYNYLLSKKVRSQKLRKKEPPATFSYPESYSPTTPVGRRDIDSYSNLGGRSFHSDQSLDQEPESHDQEQELGLCQSPPLSPDAYQPCYTPDEPTQGSSVPGSPGARSTSSLYSLALPTSAMARRETSPGHNLEMTAYPPLMENRSLGQTTSSLGMPGGFAPPSPVGNDPGILKQTFSDDPSTWSVDEVILFLKHVDPQTLTPLADLFRQHDIDGKALLLLKSDMMMKCMGLKLGATVKLCHYIERLKEKKKFVN, via the coding sequence ATGAAGTCATTGTGGCAAACTCGTAAGCCACTTGGATAcgcatataaaaattataattacctGCTTTCTAAAAAGGTCAGATCCCAGAAACTGCGGAAAAAGGAACCTCCCGCTACATTCTCCTACCCTGAAAGTTATAGCCCAACTACACCAGTAGGAAGGCGGGACATTGATTCCTATAGCAACCTCGGAGGCAGGTCTTTTCACTCGGACCAGTCCCTGGATCAGGAGCCAGAGTCCCACGACCAGGAGCAGGAGCTGGGCCTCTGCCAGAGCCCGCCACTTTCCCCAGACGCCTACCAGCCGTGCTACACGCCCGATGAGCCCACGCAGGGCTCCTCTGTGCCCGGCAGCCCGGGGGCCCGCAGTACCAGCAGTCTCTACTCCTTGGCCCTACCCACCTCGGCCATGGCCCGGCGCGAGACCAGTCCGGGACACAACCTGGAGATGACGGCCTACCCACCTCTCATGGAAAACAGGAGCCTTGGTCAGACCACCTCATCTCTTGGCATGCCGGGCGGCTTCGCTCCCCCTTCACCAGTTGGAAATGACCCGGGTATCCTAAAACAGACCTTCTCTGATGACCCTTCAACCTGGTCCGTGGATGAAGTGATCCTGTTTTTGAAACATGTAGATCCTCAGACACTCACCCCCCTCGCTGACCTCTTTAGGCAACATGACATTGATGGGAAGGCTCTGCTGCTTCTCAAGAGCGACATGATGATGAAGTGTATGGGGCTTAAGCTGGGGGCAACCGTGAAACTGTGCCACTACATTGAAAGgcttaaagagaaaaagaaatttgtcaATTGA